One segment of Ficedula albicollis isolate OC2 chromosome 2, FicAlb1.5, whole genome shotgun sequence DNA contains the following:
- the TMUB1 gene encoding transmembrane and ubiquitin-like domain-containing protein 1 has translation MGVTGITLECPAPGRDYNSRRAPRGGHTPAVPPAARTTCPIAPRARPEAAEVGQRGLARPVSAVTPVPVSSRTYFPGQEQQVRLIYQGQLLRDDSQSLAGLHLGHLSVLHCHLSPPSVAPTAPGSPGPRSPAPAALGVGSLALPLFVLLLALLWYLQLQHRHVFTATATTCLAGLTLLVTFVAFAMYRR, from the exons ATGGGAGTGACCGGGATCACACTGGAGTGCCCGGCGCCGGGCCGGGACTACAACTCCCGGCGTGCTCCGCGCGGCGGCCACACCCCCGCCGTGCCTCCCGCAGCCAGGACTACATGTCCCATCGCCCCCCGCGCCCGGCCGGAAGCGGc GGAGGTGGGTCAGAGGGGCCTGGCCCGTCCTGTCAGCGCTGtgacccctgtccctgtctcctcCAGGACCTACTTccccgggcaggagcagcaggtgcgCTTGATCTaccaggggcagctgctgcgTGACGATTCCCAGAGCCTGGCGGGGCTGCACCTGGGCCACCTGAGCGTCCTGCACTGCCACCTGTCCCCGCCCAGCGTGGCCCCCACGGCTCCCGGCAGCCCTGGTCCCCGCAGCCCCGCGCCCGCCGCGCTGGGCGTGGGCAGCCTGGCGCTGCCACTCTtcgtgctgctgctggccctgctctggtacctgcagctgcagcaccgCCACGTCTTCACCGCCACCGCCACCACCTGCCTGGCCGGCCTCACCCTGCTCGTCACCTTCGTGGCCTTCGCCATGTACCGCAGATAG